The Streptomyces collinus DNA segment AGGTCGGCGCCGCCGGGCAGGTGGTTGCGGGTCATGAGCTCCACGGTCCCCGGGGCGAGCAGCCGCACGCCGTCGAGTTCGCCGCGGCGGCGCAGCAACTCCATGAAGCGGTGGTAGTCGTGGGCCGAGCACACCATGCCGCCGCTGCCCGACAGGAACCGCGGCCGGCCGTGCAGCGGGAGCCCCGGGGCCGGCTCGATGCCGCCGCCCTCCTTCTCCCCGTACATCTCGGACAGCCGGGGCGCCTGGGCAGGCGTGACGTGGAAGCCCGCGTCCGTCATGCCGAGCGGTGCGAAGATCCGCTCGGCGCAGAACGCGTCGAGCGGCTGCCCGGACACGACCTCGATGATCCGGCCCAGGACGTTGCTCGCCACCGAGTAGTTCCACTCGGTGCCCGGCTCGAACTGCAGCGGCAGGCTCGCGTACGCCTCGATGGTCTCGGCCAGGTCCGCGCCCGGCGGCACCGACGACTCCAGGCCGGCCGCGCGGTACAGGGCGTCGACAGGGTGCGTGTGGTAGAAGCCGAAGGTCAGACCCGCGGTGTGGGTCATCAGATGCCGGACGAGTATCGGGCCCTCGGCGGGGCGGGTCTCGACCTCCGCCCCGGAACCGCCGACGTGGACCCGCGGGTCGGCGAAGGCGGGCAGGTGGTCGGCGACCGGGTCGTCCAGCGAGAGCCGGCCCTCTTCCACCAGCAGCAGCGCGGCGACCGCGGTGACCGGCTTCGTCATGGAGTAGACCCGCCACAGCGTGTCGGGCTCCACCGGGAGCCCGGCCGCGATGTCGCGCAGGCCGTGCGTGGTGAGATGGGCGACGCGCCCGGCCCGGGCGACGGCGACGAGGAAGCCCGGCATACGCCCGTCGTCGACCAGCCGGGCGAAGTGCCGGTCCAGGCGGCCCAGCACCTGCGGATCCAGCCCGGCCTCACCCGGATCGATCTCTTGTCGCAGCTGTGCCATGGCTCTCTCCCGTCGCGCTGTTCGAGATGAGATCCGGCATACCCCGCCCAGGTCGCCTCAGACCCCCTCGGGGCGCAGGAACGGTTCATGATCGCGCAAGAACAGGTGCGTGAGGCCCAGGACAGTGCCTCTCAGGAGCCTGGGGCACTGCCCCTCAGGGGCAACCCCCCAGGCGCCCGCGCCCGCACCCGCACCCGAGGACCATGCACTTCAGGTCCTCGGGTGCGGGTGCCTGAGGCACACCGTGGCGTCAGGCCGTCACCTTCTCCGGCTGCGCGGCCCCGAGCCCGGCCCGTTCCCCCAGCGACTCCGTGGGAACCCGGTGCGTCTCCCGCGCCGACACCGCCGCGATCACCGGCGGCACGCACAACGCCGCCGTGAACAGCGCCACCGCCGACCAGTCGTCGCCGCCCGGCCCCGCGATCTGCGCCGCGAACGTCACCGCGAACCCGGCCGCCGCGAAACCGATCTGCGTGCCGACCGCCACGCCGGACAGCCGCACCCGGGTCGTGAACATCTCGCCGTAGAAGGCGGGCCACACACCGTTCGCGGCGCTGTAGACCACGCCGAAACAGACGATGCCCGTCAGGAACGTCAGCGGGTAGGAGCCCGTGGAGACCGCCCAGAGGTACAGGAACATCGTCACCGCGCTGCCGGCGGCGCCGATCAGGAACACCGGGCGGCGTCCGATCCGGTCGGACAGCGTCGCCCACAGCGGGATCGCGGCGAGCGCGACGACATTGGCCAGAGCGCCCACCCACAGCATGGCCGTACGCGACATGCCGACCGCGTCGCTCGTGGCGTACGCCAGTGCCCACACCGTGAAGATCGTGCTGACCGAGGCGACCAGCGCACCCGCGATCACCCGCAGCACGTCCGCCCAGTGCTCGCGGAGCAGCACCACGAGCGGCATCCTGGCCACGCCGTCCTCCGCGGCCTGCTGGGCGAAGGCCGGCGTCTCGTCCAGCTTGCGGCGGATGACCCAGCCGACGACGGCGACCGCGACGCTCAGCCAGAACGGCAGCCGCCAGCCCCACGACAGCAACTGGTCCTCGGGCATCGCGGCGACGGGGATGAAGACCAGCGTGGCCAGCAACTGGCCGCCCTGGGTGCCGCTGAGCGTGAAGCTGGTGAAGAAGCCGCGCCGGTCCGGTGGCGCGTGTTCCAGGGTCATGGAGTTGGCGCTGGCCTGCTCACCGGCCGCCGAGATGCCCTGCAGCACCCGGCACAGCACCAGCAGGACCGGGGCGAGGCCGCCGACCTGGTCCCGGGTCGGCAGACAGCCGATGAGGAACGTCGACAGCCCCATCAGCATCAGCGTGAAGACCATGATCTTCTTGCGGCCGAGCTTGTCCCCGAAGTGCCCGAGCACCAGCGCGCCGACAGGGCGGGCGGCGTACGCGACACCGAACGTGGCCAGCGACAGCAGGGTCGCCGTGGCCGGGTCGGACTCGTCGAAGAACACCTCCGGGAAGATCAGCGCGGCGGCGCTGCCGTAGATGAAGAAGTCGTAGTACTCCAGGGCACTGCCGATCCAGGCGGCGGTCGCGGCTTTCCTGGGCTGACCGGGCGGGGCGGCGGACCCTGAGGGCATGGCGGGGACGGACACGGCGGCTCCTTGGCGGGCTCCACCTTGGGCGGAGTGAGATGAACGGAGAGCAGAGGGGGACGTGCCGGATCGCGGCTAATTAACCCACTGGGTAGTTAACAGGGGATGGCCAGTGATGCTGCGCCCGAGTGCCGCCGGTGTCAAGGGGTCGCGCTCCGGGTGTTCAGTCCGCCGTCCGCTCCGCCGTCAGGTACGCGATCACCATGTCGCCCAGCATGGCGCGGTAGTGCGCGCGCTGGGCCCGGTCGAGGAGGTCGCGGCCGAACAGCGCGCCGAAGGTGTGCCGGTTGGCGACCCGGAAGAAGCAGAACGAGGAGATCATCGCGTGCAGGTCGACGGCGTCGACGTCCGCCGTGAACAGCCCCGAGTCCTGGCCCGACGCCAGGATCCGGCGGATCACGTCCAGGGCGGGGGAGCCGATCTTCCCGAGCTTCTCGGAGGCCGCGATGTGATGCGCCTCGTGGATGTTCTCGATGCTGACCAGGCGGATGAAGTCGGGGTGCTGCTCGTGGTGGTCGAAGGTCAGCTCCGCCAGGCGCCGGATGGCCGCCACCGGGTCCAGATGGTCGACGTCGAGCTGCTGCTCGGCCTCCCGGATCACGCCGTACGCGCGCTCCAGCACGGCCGTGAACAACTGCTCCTTGCCGCCGAAGTAGTAGTAGATCATCCGCTTGGTGGTGCGGGTGCGGGCGGCGATCTCGTCCACCCGGGCCCCGTCGTAGCCGGCCCGCGCGAACTCCTGCGTGGCGACGTCGAGGATCTCGGCCCGGGTGCGGGCCGCGTCTCGGATGCGCTCGCCAGGCCGTGCCGGTTCTTCGACGCTGGTCATCAGGTTCCTTAGGGCGGAGGGGCCGGTGCCGGTGATTCTAGAAGCAGGGGCCCGCCCGGCCGCGGGGGTCTTCCCGGGCTCGTCCCCGGCTGATATAGCTAACGTACTGGTTCGTACATTAGTGAGCCCCTCAGGAGGCGCGCGTGCCCAACAGGTCGTATCTCGTCGGGCTGATCGGTTCCGGCATCGGCCCGTCGCTCAGTCCGGCCCTGCACGAGCGGGAGGCCGACCGGCAGGGCCTGCGCCTGGTGTACCGGCTGATCGACATCGACACCCTCGGAGTGCCGCCCGAGGCGGTGGGCGATCTGCTGCGGGCCGCCCGCGACCTGGGCTTCGACGGGCTCAACATCACGCACCCCTGCAAGCAGCTCGTCATCGAGCACCTGGACGCCCTCGCCCCGCAGGCCGAGGCGCTGGGCGCGGTCAACACCGTCGTCTTCGAGGACGGCCGCGCGGTCGGCCACAACACGGACGCCACCGGTTTCGCCTCCTCCTTCGCACGCGGGCTGCCCGACGCGCCACTGGAACGGGTCGTGCAGCTGGGCGCCGGTGGTGCGGGCGCGGCCGTCGCCCACGCCATGCTCACCCTCGGCGCCGAGCGCGTCACGGTCGTCGACGCCCTGCCCGAGCGGGCCGCCGCCCTGGCCGGCTCCCTCAACCGCGCCTTCGGGGAAGGACGCGCCGCCGCCGCACCCCCGGAACGGCGGACCGAGCTGCTCGCGCACGCCGACGGCCTCGTCCACGCCACGCCCACCGGCATGGCGGCCCACCCCGGTATGCCCCTGCCCGCCGAGCTGCTCCACTCCGGTCTGTGGGTCGCCGAGGTGGTCTACCGGCCGCTGGAGACCGAGCTGCTGCGCACCGCCCGGGCCGTGGGCTGCGCCACCCTCGACG contains these protein-coding regions:
- a CDS encoding serine hydrolase domain-containing protein, with the translated sequence MAQLRQEIDPGEAGLDPQVLGRLDRHFARLVDDGRMPGFLVAVARAGRVAHLTTHGLRDIAAGLPVEPDTLWRVYSMTKPVTAVAALLLVEEGRLSLDDPVADHLPAFADPRVHVGGSGAEVETRPAEGPILVRHLMTHTAGLTFGFYHTHPVDALYRAAGLESSVPPGADLAETIEAYASLPLQFEPGTEWNYSVASNVLGRIIEVVSGQPLDAFCAERIFAPLGMTDAGFHVTPAQAPRLSEMYGEKEGGGIEPAPGLPLHGRPRFLSGSGGMVCSAHDYHRFMELLRRRGELDGVRLLAPGTVELMTRNHLPGGADLRAFGSRPAHDEPGNEGLGFGFNCSVVIDPSRTLVPSGPGAFGWSGVATTTFWVDPGRDLTVQFMTQVRPKTSHSVFKDLKRLIHEALSDR
- a CDS encoding MFS transporter, whose translation is MSVPAMPSGSAAPPGQPRKAATAAWIGSALEYYDFFIYGSAAALIFPEVFFDESDPATATLLSLATFGVAYAARPVGALVLGHFGDKLGRKKIMVFTLMLMGLSTFLIGCLPTRDQVGGLAPVLLVLCRVLQGISAAGEQASANSMTLEHAPPDRRGFFTSFTLSGTQGGQLLATLVFIPVAAMPEDQLLSWGWRLPFWLSVAVAVVGWVIRRKLDETPAFAQQAAEDGVARMPLVVLLREHWADVLRVIAGALVASVSTIFTVWALAYATSDAVGMSRTAMLWVGALANVVALAAIPLWATLSDRIGRRPVFLIGAAGSAVTMFLYLWAVSTGSYPLTFLTGIVCFGVVYSAANGVWPAFYGEMFTTRVRLSGVAVGTQIGFAAAGFAVTFAAQIAGPGGDDWSAVALFTAALCVPPVIAAVSARETHRVPTESLGERAGLGAAQPEKVTA
- a CDS encoding TetR family transcriptional regulator — encoded protein: MTSVEEPARPGERIRDAARTRAEILDVATQEFARAGYDGARVDEIAARTRTTKRMIYYYFGGKEQLFTAVLERAYGVIREAEQQLDVDHLDPVAAIRRLAELTFDHHEQHPDFIRLVSIENIHEAHHIAASEKLGKIGSPALDVIRRILASGQDSGLFTADVDAVDLHAMISSFCFFRVANRHTFGALFGRDLLDRAQRAHYRAMLGDMVIAYLTAERTAD
- a CDS encoding shikimate dehydrogenase, translated to MPNRSYLVGLIGSGIGPSLSPALHEREADRQGLRLVYRLIDIDTLGVPPEAVGDLLRAARDLGFDGLNITHPCKQLVIEHLDALAPQAEALGAVNTVVFEDGRAVGHNTDATGFASSFARGLPDAPLERVVQLGAGGAGAAVAHAMLTLGAERVTVVDALPERAAALAGSLNRAFGEGRAAAAPPERRTELLAHADGLVHATPTGMAAHPGMPLPAELLHSGLWVAEVVYRPLETELLRTARAVGCATLDGGGMAAFQAADAFRLFTGREPDAARMLTDLTELAGAVGASN